A single genomic interval of Lewinellaceae bacterium harbors:
- a CDS encoding DUF3098 domain-containing protein produces MSKKKVVTTTSASAAKEKIKPTSSKVRTTVTRQTNVELTFHKENYKWMAIGFGVLMLGMFLMMGGSMPSDDVWEPGRIYSFTRTVIAPVFILAGLIIEIYAIFKVK; encoded by the coding sequence ATGAGTAAAAAGAAAGTAGTAACTACCACCTCTGCATCTGCTGCCAAGGAAAAAATAAAACCTACTTCCTCAAAAGTAAGGACAACAGTCACCAGGCAAACGAACGTTGAACTCACTTTCCACAAAGAAAATTACAAATGGATGGCGATTGGGTTTGGTGTGTTGATGTTGGGTATGTTTCTTATGATGGGCGGAAGCATGCCAAGCGATGATGTATGGGAGCCAGGCCGTATCTATAGTTTTACCCGTACGGTCATTGCCCCGGTTTTCATACTGGCCGGCTTGATCATTGAGATCTATGCCATCTTCAAAGTAAAGTAA
- a CDS encoding undecaprenyl-diphosphate phosphatase, which translates to MNQILEAVVLGIVQGITEFLPVSSSGHLEIFKAIFGDNHHGEASLLMTVALHFATALSTVIVFRKDIAAILHDTFLKRGWESKRLAVLIIISMIPAALVGILFEDQIESLFTGNLLWVGCALLITGLLLWLSDRISHSDHLVDPVRAIVIGIAQAIAIIPGISRSGATITTALFMRTQRYNATRFSFLMVIPLIFGKMAKDLLDGTLEKVASTEWVPMTIGFVAAFITGIWACTSMLKWVQNARLRYFAWYCFVIGAVAILYHLL; encoded by the coding sequence ATGAATCAGATTTTGGAAGCGGTAGTCCTGGGCATTGTTCAGGGGATTACCGAGTTTCTGCCGGTGAGCAGCAGTGGCCATCTGGAAATTTTCAAGGCTATTTTTGGAGATAATCACCATGGAGAGGCTTCTTTGCTGATGACCGTCGCTTTGCATTTTGCGACGGCATTGAGTACCGTAATTGTATTCCGTAAAGATATTGCTGCAATCCTTCACGATACCTTTCTCAAGAGAGGCTGGGAAAGCAAGCGGCTTGCTGTGCTGATCATTATTTCGATGATCCCCGCAGCACTGGTAGGCATTTTATTCGAAGATCAGATTGAATCCCTCTTTACCGGCAATTTGCTGTGGGTTGGATGCGCTTTGCTGATCACGGGCCTGTTGTTGTGGTTGTCTGACCGGATCAGCCACAGTGATCACCTCGTGGATCCGGTTCGAGCCATAGTTATTGGCATAGCTCAGGCCATCGCCATTATCCCGGGCATCTCCCGCTCAGGAGCTACCATAACGACCGCATTGTTTATGCGTACACAGCGTTACAATGCCACCCGATTTTCGTTTCTGATGGTGATCCCGCTCATTTTTGGCAAAATGGCTAAAGATCTGCTGGACGGCACACTGGAGAAAGTTGCCAGCACCGAGTGGGTACCGATGACGATTGGGTTTGTTGCCGCATTCATTACCGGCATATGGGCCTGTACATCAATGTTGAAATGGGTGCAAAATGCCAGGCTGAGATACTTTGCCTGGTATTGTTTCGTTATTGGTGCAGTAGCTATCCTGTATCATCTATTGTAA
- the truB gene encoding tRNA pseudouridine(55) synthase TruB, translating to MQETVIEPLVPLTFSDLEEGCTLLVDKPLDWTSFDVCQKIRSVAKYKLGLDKLKVGHAGTLDPRATGLLIICLGKHTKRLSAFQNYNKEYTGAIFLGATTPSYDTETTVDRVYPTDHISTELLESVRQQFVGAVDQIPPAYSAIKKDGVRAYQAARKGEPMALKSRLITILEFDLTRINLPVVEFRVSCSKGTYIRSLAYDFGRALKTGAYLKSLCRTRVGPFKLENAWNLEKLVEAIDNLS from the coding sequence ATGCAAGAAACAGTAATCGAGCCATTGGTTCCTCTAACCTTTAGTGATCTGGAAGAAGGGTGTACTCTCCTGGTGGATAAACCCCTGGACTGGACATCATTCGATGTTTGCCAGAAGATACGGTCGGTTGCGAAATACAAGTTAGGCCTTGATAAATTGAAAGTTGGACACGCCGGTACACTGGATCCGCGTGCTACCGGTCTTTTGATCATATGTCTTGGCAAACATACCAAGCGGCTCTCCGCATTTCAAAACTACAATAAGGAATATACCGGTGCTATCTTTCTTGGTGCGACGACTCCGTCTTACGATACAGAGACAACGGTAGACCGTGTCTATCCAACGGACCACATTTCTACTGAACTGCTCGAGTCAGTACGTCAACAATTCGTTGGCGCGGTGGATCAGATACCTCCAGCCTATTCCGCGATAAAAAAGGATGGGGTAAGGGCATACCAGGCAGCCCGGAAAGGTGAACCGATGGCTCTTAAATCCCGGCTCATCACCATCCTTGAGTTTGATCTAACACGGATTAATTTACCAGTTGTAGAATTCAGAGTGTCCTGCAGCAAAGGAACCTATATCCGGTCTCTGGCTTATGATTTTGGAAGGGCACTGAAAACAGGTGCTTATTTAAAGTCGCTGTGCCGTACGCGGGTGGGGCCTTTTAAGCTGGAAAATGCCTGGAATTTGGAGAAATTAGTCGAGGCCATTGATAATCTTTCCTAG
- a CDS encoding DUF3078 domain-containing protein has protein sequence MKKASILLLGLFCFVQFIAAQSKQDATTQAAEVKPEIKDTCNPADVWSFKKSVSLFLAQNAFSPYFKGGGINSIALGTHDEFLWVYKCQDRSWENKFNLKYGIIKLGDFPFQKNEDLIEIDSKYNHQFSKHLRLTGLFNIQTRIHDHYEIKKTGERGKLIGNFFAPAFINLGTGLDYVLWNKAFSIYYTPINSKITIVHDPGLAAQYLPAEFVNRGVRYELGTLIRVQIKKEIMENVVFETIGNFFTNHLNSFGNFDVDVENKLDFKINKFLSANIVTKLVYDEDILFDIVDSEGVETGVKGPRTQFQERFNIGLSHTF, from the coding sequence ATGAAAAAGGCATCCATCCTGTTGCTTGGATTATTTTGTTTTGTTCAATTTATTGCCGCACAATCCAAGCAGGATGCTACCACACAAGCTGCAGAAGTTAAACCTGAAATCAAAGACACCTGTAATCCTGCGGATGTCTGGAGTTTTAAGAAGTCCGTATCACTTTTCCTCGCTCAGAATGCATTCAGCCCCTATTTCAAGGGGGGAGGCATCAATTCCATCGCATTGGGGACGCATGATGAATTTCTGTGGGTCTACAAATGCCAGGATCGTTCCTGGGAAAATAAGTTTAACCTGAAGTACGGGATCATCAAATTAGGGGATTTTCCATTCCAGAAGAATGAAGACCTCATTGAAATTGATTCCAAATACAACCATCAGTTTAGCAAACACCTGCGTCTGACCGGGTTGTTCAATATACAGACCCGCATCCACGACCATTATGAGATCAAGAAAACCGGTGAAAGGGGAAAGCTGATCGGTAATTTTTTCGCTCCGGCATTTATCAACCTGGGCACCGGGTTGGATTATGTTCTCTGGAACAAGGCTTTCTCCATTTATTATACCCCGATCAACAGTAAAATTACCATCGTCCATGACCCCGGTTTAGCCGCACAATATTTGCCGGCCGAGTTTGTAAATCGGGGTGTACGTTATGAGCTAGGAACCCTGATCCGGGTTCAAATCAAGAAAGAGATCATGGAAAATGTGGTCTTTGAAACCATTGGGAACTTCTTTACGAATCATCTCAACAGCTTCGGCAATTTTGACGTGGATGTTGAGAACAAGCTGGATTTTAAAATCAATAAATTCCTTTCTGCCAACATCGTCACGAAGTTAGTCTATGACGAAGATATCCTCTTCGATATTGTTGATTCCGAAGGGGTGGAGACGGGAGTTAAAGGCCCGCGTACCCAGTTTCAGGAGCGATTTAATATCGGGTTGTCGCACACGTTTTAG
- a CDS encoding cadherin-like domain-containing protein yields the protein MTPKLSYKPDLRLKGYHDLSIVVLILFLFSAATNPGQIKPFGKLLLEPAEVIPMTVTFGGDFQSELGCAGDWDPACNITHLQFDPNQSLWIGHFAIPAGNWQGKIAINDGWIENYGLNCVLNGANISFTASANTMVYVAFDYNTKCTVISSQPASVTVGGSFQSDLGCPGDWDPACSITHLQFDAVNQVWYGDFDGIPAGYYEYKFAINDSWTENYGLNCVQGGANLAFTLLNTTPVHLIFDYSTGCSQISFGSTMVTLEGTITHDANMDGIANPGDSIKYELEIKNNQNSSLTNLTINRTTDPNTTLDPSTIMATPVAINDQYSYPGMNIVQAAPGVLANDADVNDQLPNPPYNENLTVISVQGGAVGMAQMTDYGATVTVQPNGSFVYDGTGFSGTTADTFHYKIIDTEGFMDSAVVSIAFNMPPVLANVEAAPLSFTENMGATIITMNITATDPDDVNLESAIIQITSNYVDGQDVLGISGMLPVGISAGAFNSSNGSITLTGSASVADYQAALRQFTYNNISDNPSSASRTVSFTVNDGDLNSNMATRIISVIPVNDCPVAVNDAFMTDEHTTVSSGNVLANDADVEMNMLSVSQVNGSAASVGMAINLGSGAILTQNNNGSYSYNPNGQFEMLAQGQSAMDSWTYAVTDGDIACNQTATVTMTIDGVNDPPVAVTDNYTMVSQTSPFTTSAPGILNNDTDIDNGATKMVAEVNGQTANVGVQITLASGAKLTVNADGSFTFIATCTAGAIDSFYYKIKDEHNAVSVDSAVVYLNIALQYVFVDDNGDPMNGDGSYANPFTTIPQAITASSPGGYIFLFAGTYTAGGTLLDNQKLIGEGVAWNCPTDGSLIQNAGSAPVINAPILLGMNDTIAGVIFGSSASTALNGSTVGNLQIKSSSINNTLGGGMMIIGSGNLDVTFSSISSSGGAAGISLTSCTGSFTGGFGSLSNASGAVVNIVGGTLALTYNGTITQSNNFAAVNVQNHSTGIVTFSGAINATNGTGLQFNNADGSQYNFNNMVTLNGGDAGIDIFGGSSASFTFSNTQITNPSGTGFLVATSAATITWGGSLTQNNNARGIDITSNSSVVNIAATLILNTQASTAVNVTGGGTVNITGNTNTIGATTALTKMAVNIDGSTIGANGVKFQSISVNQGSTSPDVTAINLNNTGTGVFSVTGNGAANSGGTIQNITDADAIRISNTGGLVSLSYMNIQDIAASGDASAANGTNSFIDGIQGQSVLGGLTLRNVSMRRFSDNAINGALFSNNAATEWHGLKLINCLIENSNRYHITGKGDDISEGMIRINGIIDSVVVTNSTLQNGATFLELFTHTTGKLTLVAQSNSFNTTIKEFGCTSPINVGKTGILVFAQGSADATVILGDKARVNASMGNIFTNCATASVVVAHQTSATGTIGAILYKNQFIVNDHLTGPPGCPGGTMQFNFPQGGVSLNPGAGTFNAIVDNNTFNQVMHANGGFGQLTITASANGTSQFEIVNNNFTLPWDAPVQITADGNASSKIRCMNNITVGGNIGSAADDLGGLFRSPYNPFLVFVRNGGHLDLTLNSETLASPDQVSGGNYSTASFYARVQPQANTTLNLALQNTTGGTGYHFIQSAPGVFNLYNGGSMSMSIPPVLASQGTTGGIQAGTPNPAKSPPDVISSGTITLVGTAPALPSITIN from the coding sequence ATGACTCCAAAATTATCCTATAAGCCAGATTTGCGTTTGAAGGGATACCATGACCTGAGCATAGTGGTCCTGATATTGTTCCTGTTTAGTGCAGCAACCAATCCGGGACAGATCAAACCATTCGGGAAGTTGCTTCTTGAACCTGCTGAAGTCATACCCATGACGGTAACCTTTGGCGGAGACTTTCAATCAGAACTGGGATGTGCCGGAGATTGGGATCCGGCCTGCAACATCACCCACCTGCAATTTGATCCAAACCAATCGTTGTGGATTGGCCATTTTGCCATCCCTGCCGGGAATTGGCAAGGGAAAATTGCCATTAATGACGGCTGGATAGAAAATTACGGACTGAACTGTGTGTTGAATGGAGCGAATATCTCATTCACAGCTTCAGCCAATACCATGGTCTATGTGGCATTTGATTACAATACCAAGTGTACGGTCATATCTTCACAACCTGCCAGCGTGACGGTCGGTGGTAGTTTTCAGTCGGATTTGGGATGTCCCGGAGATTGGGACCCGGCTTGCAGCATCACGCATCTGCAATTTGATGCGGTCAACCAGGTCTGGTATGGAGACTTCGATGGTATTCCTGCCGGTTATTATGAATATAAATTTGCCATCAATGACTCCTGGACTGAAAATTATGGTTTAAACTGTGTGCAGGGCGGAGCCAATCTCGCATTCACATTATTGAACACTACTCCGGTACATTTGATATTTGATTACAGTACCGGTTGCAGTCAGATTTCCTTCGGCAGTACCATGGTAACATTGGAAGGGACCATTACCCATGATGCAAATATGGATGGCATTGCGAATCCGGGAGATTCCATCAAATACGAACTTGAAATAAAGAATAACCAAAACAGTTCGCTGACTAACCTTACCATCAACAGAACCACCGATCCCAACACCACTTTGGATCCCAGCACCATTATGGCCACCCCGGTCGCGATCAATGACCAGTATTCTTATCCTGGTATGAACATTGTACAGGCTGCACCCGGAGTGTTAGCCAATGATGCCGACGTCAACGACCAGCTTCCTAACCCTCCTTATAATGAGAACCTCACTGTCATTTCTGTTCAGGGTGGTGCAGTTGGAATGGCTCAAATGACAGATTATGGGGCCACGGTCACCGTACAACCCAATGGTAGTTTTGTATATGATGGAACCGGTTTTTCCGGTACAACGGCGGATACATTTCATTATAAGATCATCGATACAGAAGGCTTCATGGACTCTGCGGTGGTATCCATTGCCTTTAACATGCCACCGGTCCTGGCAAATGTCGAGGCAGCGCCATTATCCTTCACGGAGAATATGGGTGCTACCATCATAACAATGAATATAACGGCTACCGACCCGGATGATGTCAACCTGGAAAGCGCCATCATCCAGATAACCAGTAATTATGTGGATGGACAAGATGTATTGGGAATTTCGGGTATGTTGCCCGTAGGTATCTCAGCAGGTGCTTTTAATTCATCCAATGGTTCGATAACCCTGACAGGTTCCGCAAGTGTTGCAGATTATCAGGCAGCACTCAGGCAATTTACTTACAACAATATCAGTGATAATCCAAGCTCCGCATCCCGAACGGTTAGTTTCACGGTGAATGATGGGGACTTGAACAGCAACATGGCAACTCGTATTATCAGCGTCATACCGGTTAATGATTGTCCAGTGGCTGTTAATGATGCTTTCATGACCGATGAACATACCACCGTTTCTTCCGGTAATGTATTGGCTAATGACGCCGACGTTGAAATGAACATGCTCTCTGTTTCGCAAGTCAACGGATCGGCAGCTTCGGTAGGAATGGCAATCAACCTGGGTTCAGGCGCCATCCTGACTCAAAACAACAATGGGAGTTATTCCTACAATCCCAACGGTCAGTTTGAGATGCTGGCACAGGGTCAGTCGGCTATGGACTCCTGGACGTACGCAGTCACCGATGGAGATATAGCCTGCAATCAAACGGCTACGGTGACCATGACCATTGACGGGGTTAATGACCCGCCGGTCGCCGTCACCGATAACTATACGATGGTATCCCAGACTTCACCGTTTACAACCAGTGCGCCTGGGATACTGAACAATGATACGGATATCGATAATGGGGCAACGAAAATGGTTGCTGAGGTCAATGGCCAGACTGCCAATGTAGGCGTCCAAATTACCCTGGCATCAGGTGCTAAATTAACGGTTAATGCTGATGGCAGTTTTACATTTATTGCTACCTGTACGGCTGGCGCCATTGATTCATTTTATTATAAGATTAAGGATGAACATAATGCAGTCTCGGTCGATTCGGCGGTAGTGTATTTAAATATTGCACTGCAATATGTGTTCGTCGATGACAATGGTGACCCAATGAACGGGGATGGCAGTTATGCCAATCCATTTACGACAATCCCACAAGCCATTACGGCCTCGAGTCCTGGCGGTTATATCTTTCTTTTTGCCGGAACGTATACGGCCGGTGGCACCTTATTGGATAATCAGAAGTTGATAGGAGAAGGTGTTGCCTGGAATTGCCCGACTGATGGAAGTCTTATTCAAAATGCTGGAAGCGCCCCGGTAATAAACGCTCCAATCCTTCTGGGGATGAACGATACCATTGCAGGCGTAATATTTGGCAGTTCGGCAAGTACGGCCCTTAACGGTTCTACCGTAGGAAACCTGCAGATAAAATCTTCCTCCATCAACAATACTTTGGGAGGAGGAATGATGATTATCGGCTCAGGAAATTTGGATGTCACTTTCTCAAGTATTTCCAGTTCCGGGGGGGCAGCTGGAATTAGTCTGACTTCTTGCACGGGTTCATTTACAGGTGGTTTTGGTAGTCTATCAAATGCATCGGGAGCCGTTGTTAATATCGTTGGAGGTACATTGGCTCTGACTTATAATGGGACTATAACCCAATCCAATAATTTTGCTGCAGTCAACGTACAGAACCATTCAACCGGAATAGTCACATTTTCTGGCGCCATAAATGCGACCAATGGAACAGGTCTGCAATTCAATAATGCGGATGGCAGTCAGTATAACTTTAATAATATGGTGACCTTGAATGGTGGGGATGCCGGTATAGATATTTTCGGAGGCAGTTCAGCATCATTCACGTTTTCCAATACCCAAATAACCAACCCGTCTGGAACAGGATTTCTGGTCGCTACCAGTGCTGCCACGATTACCTGGGGTGGATCATTAACACAAAATAACAATGCCAGAGGAATTGATATTACCAGCAATTCATCGGTTGTTAATATTGCCGCAACGCTTATACTGAATACCCAGGCTTCAACCGCCGTGAATGTCACGGGAGGAGGTACGGTCAATATTACCGGTAATACCAATACCATTGGAGCTACAACCGCACTGACCAAAATGGCTGTCAATATTGATGGATCAACCATTGGTGCCAATGGCGTCAAATTTCAGTCCATTTCAGTCAATCAGGGATCCACCAGCCCGGATGTCACGGCAATCAATTTGAACAACACAGGAACCGGTGTATTCTCCGTAACCGGCAACGGCGCAGCTAATTCAGGAGGAACCATCCAAAACATTACGGATGCGGATGCGATCAGGATAAGCAATACCGGTGGATTGGTCAGCCTGAGCTATATGAATATCCAGGATATCGCTGCCTCTGGTGATGCGTCAGCTGCGAACGGTACGAATAGTTTTATAGATGGAATACAAGGCCAGTCGGTTTTGGGAGGACTCACCCTTCGCAATGTGAGCATGAGGCGGTTTAGTGACAATGCGATCAATGGGGCCTTATTTAGTAATAACGCAGCCACTGAATGGCACGGATTGAAACTGATCAATTGCCTGATCGAAAATTCGAATCGCTATCATATTACTGGAAAAGGTGATGACATCTCCGAAGGTATGATTCGCATCAACGGTATCATCGACAGTGTGGTGGTTACCAATTCGACCTTGCAAAATGGTGCAACCTTCCTGGAATTATTTACCCATACGACAGGAAAATTAACCCTTGTTGCCCAATCCAATAGTTTCAATACAACTATTAAAGAATTCGGGTGTACATCACCCATAAACGTAGGAAAGACCGGCATCCTCGTGTTTGCCCAGGGATCAGCTGATGCGACAGTCATTCTGGGCGATAAAGCCAGGGTGAATGCATCTATGGGGAATATTTTCACCAATTGTGCCACCGCCTCCGTAGTTGTTGCCCATCAAACGTCTGCCACCGGGACAATTGGCGCAATATTATATAAAAATCAATTTATTGTAAACGATCACCTTACCGGCCCTCCTGGATGCCCAGGCGGAACCATGCAATTTAACTTCCCTCAGGGAGGAGTGAGTCTTAATCCGGGTGCTGGTACCTTCAATGCGATTGTGGATAACAATACCTTTAACCAGGTCATGCATGCCAATGGGGGTTTCGGTCAGTTGACCATCACTGCCAGCGCTAACGGTACCTCGCAGTTTGAAATTGTGAACAATAATTTTACCCTGCCCTGGGATGCTCCAGTTCAGATAACTGCTGACGGAAATGCAAGTTCAAAGATTCGCTGCATGAACAACATTACGGTTGGGGGAAATATCGGCAGTGCAGCGGATGACCTGGGCGGTCTCTTCCGGTCCCCTTACAATCCGTTCCTTGTATTTGTTCGCAATGGAGGCCATTTGGATTTGACCTTAAACAGCGAAACACTGGCTTCCCCGGATCAGGTATCGGGTGGCAATTACAGCACGGCCAGCTTTTATGCCCGGGTCCAGCCACAGGCAAACACTACCCTGAACCTGGCTTTACAGAACACCACCGGAGGCACAGGATACCATTTTATTCAATCTGCGCCGGGAGTGTTTAACTTATACAATGGCGGGTCAATGTCCATGTCGATACCACCGGTATTGGCCAGTCAGGGAACGACTGGAGGGATTCAGGCCGGAACGCCAAATCCTGCAAAGTCTCCACCGGATGTGATTTCATCCGGGACCATTACCTTGGTAGGTACCGCTCCTGCCTTGCCTTCCATCACCATCAATTAA
- a CDS encoding phage tail protein — MAEPFLSEIRMMSFNFPPKGWALCNGQQLPINQNQGLFSLLGTTYGGDGRVNFNLPDLQGRVPIHIGSGHTLGERGGEQNHTLSTAELPTHGHNVLGTNEDALSGSPASNLPATAGTAVGSIYSATGDPLNGALNSGTVVNTGGNQAHLNMQPYLTISFCIALQGIFPSPT, encoded by the coding sequence ATGGCAGAACCATTTCTCTCCGAGATACGCATGATGAGCTTTAACTTCCCTCCCAAGGGATGGGCCCTTTGTAACGGCCAGCAATTGCCCATCAACCAAAACCAGGGCCTGTTTTCACTCCTGGGCACGACCTATGGAGGTGATGGCCGGGTCAATTTTAACTTGCCTGATCTACAGGGAAGAGTTCCGATACATATAGGAAGTGGCCATACACTGGGAGAGCGGGGAGGGGAACAAAACCATACGCTCTCTACCGCAGAATTACCTACTCATGGCCACAATGTACTTGGTACCAATGAAGATGCCTTAAGTGGTTCTCCTGCCTCCAATTTACCAGCTACGGCAGGGACCGCAGTCGGAAGCATTTATTCTGCGACAGGCGATCCACTTAATGGTGCATTGAATTCCGGCACGGTGGTGAACACCGGAGGAAATCAGGCACATCTGAATATGCAACCTTATTTAACCATCTCATTCTGTATTGCGCTCCAGGGTATTTTCCCAAGTCCAACTTAA
- a CDS encoding phage tail protein, producing MAQPYVGEIRMFAGNFAPAGWMLCEGQLLPISENETLFNLIGTTYGGDGQSTFALPDLRGRLAVHQGSGFTLAQTGGTEEVTLTINQIPSHNHLWPVTAQNASNRSPQNNAYANTLNSDIYDDSAVTFTPMANNMVVATGGSQPHTNLMPYLCINYIISLFGIFPSQT from the coding sequence ATGGCTCAACCTTATGTAGGCGAAATACGCATGTTTGCCGGTAATTTCGCACCTGCCGGATGGATGTTGTGTGAAGGTCAACTATTGCCCATATCAGAAAATGAAACGTTATTTAATCTGATTGGCACGACGTATGGTGGTGATGGGCAAAGCACATTTGCTTTGCCAGATCTGCGCGGCAGGCTCGCTGTCCATCAGGGCAGTGGTTTTACCCTGGCACAAACCGGAGGAACAGAAGAGGTAACACTGACCATCAATCAAATTCCGTCCCACAATCATTTATGGCCGGTTACTGCCCAGAATGCTTCCAATCGGAGCCCACAAAATAACGCCTATGCCAATACGCTCAATTCGGATATCTACGATGATTCTGCGGTGACCTTCACTCCGATGGCAAATAATATGGTTGTTGCCACCGGAGGTTCACAACCGCACACCAATCTGATGCCTTATCTCTGCATCAACTACATCATTTCATTGTTTGGCATCTTTCCTTCACAAACTTAA
- a CDS encoding phage tail protein → MADPFVAEIRIVPFNFAPKGWAFCDGQLLPLSQNTALFSLLGTTYGGNGKSNFALPDLQGRASMQPGQGPGLSLHDLGESGGSDTVSLLESEIPSHNHQIRASTSGGNQRTPVNYYPAAGGGRGSNLYKANPSATVNMQSLSPAGGDQPHNNMQPYLVMNFVIALQGVFPPRS, encoded by the coding sequence ATGGCAGATCCTTTTGTTGCTGAGATCCGTATTGTCCCATTCAATTTTGCACCGAAGGGATGGGCATTTTGTGACGGACAATTATTACCCTTATCTCAAAATACTGCATTATTCTCCTTGCTGGGTACCACTTACGGGGGGAATGGTAAATCAAACTTCGCTTTACCGGACTTACAAGGCCGGGCGTCCATGCAACCTGGACAAGGTCCGGGACTGTCACTGCATGATCTGGGTGAATCGGGTGGCAGTGATACGGTGTCACTGCTGGAGTCGGAGATACCGTCGCATAATCATCAGATAAGGGCATCGACATCCGGCGGGAACCAACGTACCCCGGTAAATTATTATCCTGCTGCCGGTGGCGGTAGGGGATCCAATTTGTATAAAGCCAATCCCTCGGCTACCGTGAATATGCAATCCCTGTCACCCGCAGGAGGCGATCAGCCACACAATAATATGCAACCCTATCTGGTGATGAATTTTGTGATTGCATTGCAGGGGGTATTTCCACCACGGAGTTGA
- a CDS encoding GNAT family N-acetyltransferase → MKLDLSGSAYFLRPITPDDQPVLLDIYACTRQSEMDLLHDWTQQQKQVFIRQQFDAQHTHYQKHYSGALFQLILQDSRPIGRLYWIQYPDDIRIIDIALLPNHQGKGIGTMLLSSIQKIAGEANKSVSIHVEIFNPALKLYERLGFKRIEVHGVYHFMVWKPNT, encoded by the coding sequence ATGAAATTAGATTTATCCGGTTCAGCCTACTTTTTAAGACCGATAACCCCTGACGATCAGCCTGTATTGCTCGATATCTATGCCTGCACCCGGCAAAGCGAGATGGATTTATTACACGACTGGACCCAGCAACAAAAGCAGGTTTTCATCCGGCAGCAGTTCGATGCACAGCATACTCACTATCAAAAGCATTATTCCGGAGCCTTGTTTCAGTTGATTCTCCAGGACTCACGACCCATTGGAAGATTGTATTGGATTCAATATCCGGATGACATTCGTATCATTGATATTGCTTTACTTCCGAACCATCAGGGTAAGGGTATCGGTACCATGTTGTTGTCATCCATACAAAAAATTGCCGGTGAAGCTAATAAATCCGTTAGTATCCATGTTGAGATCTTCAATCCGGCCTTGAAGCTTTACGAACGATTGGGGTTCAAACGGATTGAAGTTCATGGAGTATATCATTTTATGGTTTGGAAACCGAATACTTGA
- a CDS encoding TRAP transporter small permease subunit, protein MLKRLNLVNEWVGKSVSWISTILVVLIFVEVILRKLFSLDRIWVSELSWHLFAALFLLSAGFTLRADQHVRVDVFYQKMTAKRQAWVNLMGSLLFLVPWCLLIIYTSYNYGMNSWLIHEKSPDPGGLPARYIIKFTITLGFILLLYQAMILIIESINTIRSKEE, encoded by the coding sequence ATGTTGAAAAGACTCAATCTGGTCAATGAATGGGTTGGGAAATCGGTATCCTGGATCAGCACCATTCTGGTTGTCCTTATTTTTGTGGAGGTCATCCTCAGAAAGCTGTTCAGTCTGGACAGGATCTGGGTTTCGGAATTGTCGTGGCATTTATTTGCAGCGCTGTTTCTTCTAAGCGCAGGCTTTACCTTACGCGCCGACCAACATGTAAGGGTTGATGTTTTCTACCAGAAAATGACCGCGAAGCGACAGGCGTGGGTCAATCTTATGGGAAGTCTTTTGTTTCTGGTGCCATGGTGTTTACTCATCATTTATACTTCCTATAATTATGGCATGAATTCCTGGCTTATCCATGAAAAATCACCGGATCCCGGAGGATTACCGGCACGTTACATCATAAAATTTACCATCACCCTGGGATTTATCCTACTGCTCTACCAGGCGATGATCCTTATTATCGAGTCCATCAATACCATCCGGAGTAAAGAAGAATAA